One segment of Bacillus alkalisoli DNA contains the following:
- a CDS encoding STAS domain-containing protein: MKVTLYSNSELKKFLSENRMDFEERLLSEAVNVASKINDILQAGNIDLLKNAETLVMYVIEQKEEELIEFAKQEGILWAQHSLTLSFKLEWVQAIRRTLWKFLHKFDKLNENSFLINDFYELEKKINNNVDCFLNTFFLSYSNYKDNLLNNQRKLVEHLSVPIIPISTSVAVLPLIGMIDSYRMKIIQEKVLTEISNLKLQTLILDLSGVTTMDDEVISDFENVLSGVTMMGCKAVITGLRAELVTKMVRLGASFQHLADTRGTLQQTLKTYLDLENVKLY; encoded by the coding sequence ATGAAAGTAACATTATATAGTAATTCAGAATTAAAGAAATTTCTTAGTGAGAATAGAATGGATTTTGAGGAGAGGCTTTTATCAGAAGCGGTTAATGTTGCATCCAAAATTAATGATATTTTACAAGCAGGCAATATAGACCTTTTAAAAAATGCAGAGACATTAGTTATGTATGTAATAGAACAGAAAGAAGAAGAATTAATCGAATTTGCTAAACAGGAAGGTATTTTATGGGCGCAACATTCATTAACACTTTCCTTTAAATTAGAGTGGGTGCAAGCGATTAGGCGTACTCTTTGGAAGTTTTTACATAAGTTTGATAAATTGAATGAAAATAGTTTTTTAATTAATGATTTTTATGAGTTGGAAAAGAAAATCAATAATAATGTGGACTGCTTTTTAAATACTTTTTTCTTAAGTTACTCCAATTACAAAGACAATTTATTGAACAATCAAAGAAAGTTAGTAGAACATCTATCCGTTCCAATTATTCCAATAAGTACATCTGTTGCGGTATTGCCTCTAATTGGAATGATTGATTCGTATCGAATGAAAATTATTCAAGAAAAGGTGCTAACGGAGATCTCAAATTTGAAATTACAAACACTAATCTTAGATCTTTCTGGCGTTACAACGATGGATGATGAAGTGATTTCAGACTTTGAAAATGTTTTAAGCGGAGTAACCATGATGGGGTGTAAAGCTGTTATAACGGGCTTACGTGCAGAACTTGTCACAAAGATGGTTCGTCTCGGTGCATCGTTCCAACATTTAGCCGATACGCGTGGAACACTTCAACAAACATTGAAGACTTATTTAGATTTAGAAAATGTAAAACTATACTGA
- a CDS encoding heme-dependent oxidative N-demethylase family protein translates to MNRLDKFPYPFKEDVYRYSNNSIILEQETSVEITLNYENEINLKRNLLINNYSRCYQSSSHTKKVQWEVVELLLEHLTHYYPNMFSLKKSNNKWIFHNNILDESQEFIFGDESSLQQEPLDFIGRHVQEDLLIMTQRDGDLFLDAGQLCFPANWSLAFNLGMSFKDIHRPIPGFKEEGLDDRILTFLLGLEAGNPWWRKNWSLMAGNRLDTSLETFNEWGQNRKKVTKENAGEFVHLRVEVQKLFRLPRSNSILFTIHSHVLPLSDFISKREWLEQFYHILSELPPHIVDYKGISLFKDEVLAYLKEQLESRDGK, encoded by the coding sequence ATGAATAGGCTCGATAAGTTTCCATATCCATTCAAAGAAGATGTATATCGCTACAGTAATAATTCTATCATTCTGGAGCAAGAAACAAGTGTTGAAATTACATTGAATTACGAAAATGAAATAAACTTAAAACGTAACCTATTAATAAATAACTATTCTCGCTGCTACCAATCGTCGTCACATACAAAAAAGGTACAGTGGGAAGTCGTAGAGTTACTATTAGAACATCTAACACACTATTATCCTAACATGTTTTCTTTGAAAAAAAGTAACAATAAGTGGATTTTCCACAATAATATACTTGATGAAAGTCAGGAGTTTATCTTCGGAGATGAATCTTCCCTCCAACAAGAACCGCTAGATTTTATCGGGCGACATGTGCAAGAAGACTTACTCATTATGACACAACGAGATGGGGATTTGTTTTTAGACGCTGGGCAATTATGCTTTCCAGCTAATTGGTCACTTGCCTTCAATCTTGGAATGTCTTTTAAAGATATTCATCGTCCTATTCCTGGATTCAAAGAGGAAGGCTTAGATGACAGGATCCTTACTTTTCTGCTCGGTTTAGAAGCAGGAAATCCATGGTGGCGTAAAAATTGGTCGCTAATGGCTGGAAATCGTTTAGATACTTCACTAGAAACGTTTAATGAGTGGGGACAAAATAGAAAGAAAGTTACAAAGGAAAATGCGGGAGAATTTGTACATTTGAGAGTCGAAGTACAAAAACTTTTTCGACTACCTCGTTCCAACTCTATTTTATTTACCATTCACTCACATGTACTCCCTCTTTCCGATTTTATAAGTAAGAGAGAGTGGTTAGAACAGTTTTATCACATTCTAAGTGAACTTCCACCACACATTGTCGATTACAAAGGGATT